Proteins from a single region of Bactrocera neohumeralis isolate Rockhampton unplaced genomic scaffold, APGP_CSIRO_Bneo_wtdbg2-racon-allhic-juicebox.fasta_v2 cluster10, whole genome shotgun sequence:
- the LOC126764878 gene encoding putative nuclease HARBI1, whose product MDISFDLYYNDENAGGKIDVLRIRKSLRDHSNPLELPNAKFISYFRLNKEAFYFLLNEMKEHFHKRVRGTAILPILKLCATLRFLADGGYQKCSGNDFNIGLAQPTISLVIKEVLNIIEQRICAQWIKIQMTEEEQNVSKVSFYSKSAFPGVVGCIDGMSRIISPRKEVQHLYLNRKGYYSLNVMILCDYKMSIRYVDARHAGANHDSFVFSVSDLKVHLQNNIQNNTWILGDAGYPLHKFLMTPYRLAEASSPQARYNTVHSKARNIVERTIGVLKSRFRCILSVRGLHYTPEKATQIVNACCALYNICQHFQVESPEEIPSTSHITMTNDILDIEREEEDTARIIRINIMTSL is encoded by the exons atggatataagttttgatttatattacaatgACGAAAATGCTGGGGGCAAAATTGATGTGCTACGTATACGAAAAAGCCTTCGTGATCACTCAAATCCATTGGAGCTTCCAAATGCAAA attcataagttattttcgattaaataaagaagcattttattttttactgaatGAGATGAAGGAACATTTCCACAAACGTGTGCGAGGAACGGCCATACTtcctatattaaaattatgcgcaACTCTGCGTTTCCTTGCTGACGGTGGTTATCAAAAATGCAGTGGAAATGATTTTAACATTGGGTTGGCGCAACCTACGATATCTTTAGTAATTAAAGAGgttctaaatataattgaacaacgTATTTGTGCCCAatggattaaaattcaaatgactgaggaggagcaaaacgtttcaaaagtttcattttattcaaaaagtgcttTCCCGGGAGTAGTTGGTTGCATCGACGGCATGAGTCGCATAATTTCACCAAGAAAAGAAGTGCAACATCTTTATCTTAACAGAAAGGGCTACTACAGtttaaacgtgatgatt ctttgtGATTATAAAATGTCTATTCGGTATGTGGATGCTAGGCATGCAGGCGCAAATCATGACTCTTTTGTTTTCAGTGTTAGCGATTTGAAAGTGCATTTACAGAACAACATACAGAATAACACTTGGATCTTGG GCGACGCTGGCTATCCtctgcacaaatttttaatgactcCTTATCGCTTGGCGGAAGCTTCTTCACCCCAAGCACGCTACAATACAGTACACTCAAAGGCCCGGAATATTGTAGAGCGGACAATTGGTGTACTCAAGAGTAGATTTCGATGTATTTTATCTGTACGAGGTTTACATTACACTCCCGAAAAGGCTACGCAAATTGTGAATGCTTGTTGCGCATTGTACAATATTTGCCAACACTTTCAAGTGGAATCTCCGGAAGAAATACCATCTACTTCACATATTACAATGACCAATGATATTTTGGACATAGAAAGAGAAGAAGAGGATACGGCTCGAATAATTCGCATTAATATTATGACTTCCCtctaa